A single Methylobacterium sp. 17Sr1-1 DNA region contains:
- a CDS encoding multicopper oxidase family protein, giving the protein MPSSLPPSRRALLAGAALSLAPSLARAQGGTAATNSQPAPAAAEARRLTAAPAKARLKPEPAAETPVWAFDGQASPPVLRVKHGETVRLRLENKTERPLSLHWHGVRNRNAMDGVGGVTQGPVAPGASFLYEFTPPDAGTFLVRPLVVGGSSEPAGRGLAGLLVVEEAKAPVVDRDVPLVLQDWRLEADGTLAPFGQVAFAASSGRLGNALTVNGKPAPEVIEAAPGTRLRLRLANACNARATRIRFDGLKAWVAAVDGQPTDTFEPLRATLPFQPGTRYDIFLDVPAASEPAGAVVALIGPGMPLARIVAKGEPVAARPAVAPIGENKLLPPEIKLQNAFRRDIAIAGGAVFDKGKPEAAPAFGGDPSRIWTLNGAAGRAENPPLFSVKRNTAVVLALTNNTAFPQSLHLHGHVFRLLHPLDDGWEPYWLDTFQLLEGRTARIAFLADNPGRWLLSATALERFDTGLWGWFEVS; this is encoded by the coding sequence ATGCCGTCGTCCCTGCCGCCCTCGCGCCGCGCGCTGCTCGCCGGCGCCGCCCTCTCCCTCGCGCCCTCCCTCGCCCGGGCGCAGGGCGGCACGGCCGCAACCAACTCCCAGCCGGCGCCGGCTGCGGCGGAGGCCAGACGCCTGACCGCCGCGCCCGCCAAGGCGCGGCTCAAGCCGGAGCCGGCGGCCGAGACCCCGGTCTGGGCCTTCGACGGGCAGGCCTCGCCCCCGGTCCTGCGCGTCAAGCACGGCGAGACCGTCCGCCTGAGGCTGGAGAACAAGACCGAGCGGCCCCTGTCGCTGCACTGGCACGGGGTGCGCAACCGCAACGCCATGGACGGGGTCGGCGGGGTCACCCAGGGCCCGGTCGCCCCGGGGGCGAGCTTCCTCTACGAGTTCACCCCGCCGGATGCCGGCACCTTCCTGGTTCGCCCGCTCGTCGTCGGCGGGTCGAGCGAGCCCGCCGGGCGGGGGCTCGCCGGCCTCCTGGTGGTCGAGGAGGCGAAGGCCCCGGTCGTCGACCGTGACGTGCCGCTGGTCCTGCAGGATTGGCGCCTCGAGGCCGACGGGACGCTCGCGCCCTTCGGGCAGGTCGCCTTCGCGGCGAGTTCGGGCCGGCTCGGCAACGCGCTCACCGTCAACGGCAAGCCGGCCCCGGAGGTGATCGAGGCCGCGCCCGGCACCCGGCTGCGGCTTCGCCTCGCCAACGCCTGCAACGCCCGGGCGACCCGGATCCGCTTCGACGGCCTCAAGGCCTGGGTGGCGGCGGTGGACGGACAGCCGACCGATACCTTCGAGCCCCTGCGGGCCACCCTCCCCTTCCAGCCCGGCACCCGCTACGACATCTTCCTCGACGTGCCGGCGGCCTCCGAGCCGGCGGGCGCCGTGGTGGCGCTGATCGGGCCGGGCATGCCGCTCGCCCGCATCGTCGCCAAGGGCGAGCCGGTCGCGGCCCGGCCGGCCGTGGCGCCGATCGGCGAGAACAAGCTGCTGCCGCCGGAGATCAAGCTCCAGAACGCCTTCCGGCGCGACATCGCCATCGCGGGCGGCGCGGTGTTCGACAAGGGGAAGCCCGAGGCGGCCCCGGCCTTCGGCGGCGACCCGAGCCGGATCTGGACGCTCAACGGCGCCGCCGGCCGGGCGGAGAACCCGCCGCTGTTCTCGGTCAAGCGCAACACCGCGGTGGTGCTGGCGCTCACCAACAACACCGCCTTTCCGCAATCGCTGCACCTGCACGGCCACGTCTTCCGGCTGCTGCATCCCCTCGACGACGGCTGGGAGCCCTACTGGCTCGACACCTTCCAGCTGCTGGAGGGCCGCACCGCCCGCATCGCGTTCCTGGCCGACAATCCCGGCCGCTGGTTGTTGAGCGCGACGGCTTTGGAGCGGTTCGATACTGGCCTGTGGGGCTGGTTCGAGGTGAGCTGA